From a region of the Dickeya poaceiphila genome:
- a CDS encoding HTH domain-containing protein codes for MSRNEQLMLQVLESAVQPLNLREIVNAINAIDNTSLAGKTPEKSLYSIIYRREKRRKENGQTPIFIVNKRGGTQYYSVNKEAI; via the coding sequence GTGAGTCGTAATGAACAACTTATGCTCCAAGTGTTAGAGTCTGCTGTGCAGCCTCTAAATCTGAGAGAGATAGTTAATGCAATAAATGCTATCGATAATACTAGTCTGGCTGGAAAAACTCCGGAGAAATCGCTTTATTCGATAATTTATAGGCGTGAAAAAAGAAGAAAAGAAAATGGTCAAACACCAATATTCATAGTAAATAAACGTGGTGGAACACAGTATTACTCAGTAAATAAAGAGGCCATTTAA
- a CDS encoding DNA adenine methylase yields the protein MSVPHIIPYQGSKRKIANEILSNIEFKVEGRLFEPFSGSAAITLSAASQEIARGYVIGDKYKPLIDLWKAIIDSPDKVADEYHRLWNAQLYDPKDFFSKTRNQFNIDNDPVKFLYLVARCVKNAIRFNVQGEFNQSPDNRRLGTKPDRVKREADRVSRLLSGKVEFRSGDFMEILKDVTPEDVVYMDPPWQGTSNKKDPRYAYLLDLERLIEGLSDLNQRGIPYLLSFDGTCGDRTYGNELPAELGLTKTGIHAGRSSQATLLGRDDVTIESLYLSPALVERGEFTRGNVQLKMFA from the coding sequence ATGAGTGTTCCTCATATAATTCCTTACCAAGGAAGTAAAAGAAAAATAGCAAATGAAATATTAAGTAATATTGAATTTAAGGTTGAAGGAAGACTTTTTGAACCTTTTTCTGGTTCGGCTGCAATCACCTTATCTGCTGCGAGTCAGGAAATAGCAAGGGGTTATGTTATAGGTGATAAATATAAACCACTAATTGACCTGTGGAAGGCTATCATTGATTCTCCCGATAAGGTTGCGGATGAGTACCATAGACTTTGGAATGCCCAACTTTATGATCCAAAAGATTTTTTTTCTAAAACCAGAAATCAGTTCAATATTGATAACGATCCAGTTAAGTTTCTTTATTTAGTCGCACGTTGTGTAAAAAATGCTATTAGATTCAATGTTCAAGGCGAGTTTAATCAATCTCCAGATAATCGGAGACTAGGAACGAAGCCTGATCGTGTGAAAAGGGAAGCTGATAGAGTATCGAGGTTATTATCTGGAAAAGTTGAATTTCGCTCAGGTGACTTCATGGAAATACTCAAAGATGTAACTCCTGAAGATGTTGTTTATATGGATCCACCTTGGCAAGGAACAAGCAATAAAAAAGATCCTAGGTATGCATATTTATTAGATTTGGAGCGTTTAATCGAAGGGCTTAGTGACCTTAATCAGCGCGGTATTCCTTATCTACTATCATTTGATGGGACTTGTGGAGATAGGACCTATGGTAATGAACTGCCAGCAGAGTTAGGCCTGACAAAAACAGGCATTCATGCTGGCAGATCGAGTCAGGCCACCCTTCTGGGAAGAGATGATGTGACTATTGAGTCTCTATATCTATCTCCCGCTCTGGTTGAACGGGGTGAATTTACCAGGGGAAACGTTCAGCTTAAAATGTTCGCCTAA
- a CDS encoding MupA/Atu3671 family FMN-dependent luciferase-like monooxygenase gives MNDFLKEKLAGLTPQQREQLRQRSAKRAQQPLPEAAGELDFSLFFFSANDEEGAVNKYDMLFRCAEFGDKHGINAIWLPERHFTPFGGLYPNPSVLAAALAVRTENLELRAGSVVVPLHNPVRIVEEWSVVDNLSGGRVALALASGWHKGDFALLPEAWHDRRERVASGMQQMQRLWRGEAVAIPGVDGESVEVRTWPRPIQPTLRYWLTCSSPEGWRRAGEQGCNVLCMLGHSLSLLEENIHNYRQTRERAGFDPQSGVISIMLHTYLDNDIQRAKELVRAPMLRYLEGYIRQYDNLVEADIRQNVNANKAQFLDFAFERYFEQAALFGPVEKCRRLTHTLSAMGVNEIACLIDFGIPLDATLTSLALLRELAPTHFREQKVN, from the coding sequence ATGAATGACTTTCTCAAAGAAAAACTGGCGGGATTAACCCCGCAACAGCGAGAGCAACTGCGCCAGCGCAGTGCTAAACGAGCGCAGCAGCCACTGCCAGAGGCAGCAGGCGAGCTTGATTTTAGCCTGTTTTTTTTCTCGGCTAACGATGAAGAGGGGGCGGTTAATAAATACGACATGCTGTTTCGCTGTGCTGAATTTGGCGATAAGCACGGTATCAACGCTATCTGGTTGCCTGAACGCCATTTCACCCCTTTTGGCGGCTTGTACCCGAATCCTTCGGTTCTGGCCGCAGCGCTGGCGGTACGCACTGAAAACCTGGAACTCCGCGCCGGCAGCGTCGTGGTGCCGCTGCATAATCCGGTGCGGATTGTCGAGGAGTGGTCGGTAGTCGATAACCTCTCCGGCGGTCGCGTGGCGCTGGCGCTGGCCAGCGGATGGCATAAAGGGGACTTTGCTTTACTGCCCGAAGCCTGGCATGACCGGCGTGAACGTGTCGCCAGCGGTATGCAACAGATGCAACGCCTGTGGCGCGGCGAGGCGGTCGCCATTCCGGGCGTGGACGGGGAGAGCGTCGAGGTGCGCACATGGCCGCGACCGATTCAGCCAACGTTGCGCTACTGGCTGACCTGTAGTTCACCTGAAGGGTGGCGCCGTGCCGGAGAGCAAGGGTGCAATGTGCTGTGCATGTTGGGACATTCTCTCAGTCTGCTGGAAGAGAATATTCATAACTATCGTCAGACGCGTGAGCGGGCGGGATTCGATCCGCAGAGCGGGGTGATTAGCATCATGCTGCATACCTATCTGGATAATGATATTCAGCGGGCAAAGGAGCTGGTTCGCGCACCCATGCTGCGCTATCTCGAAGGCTATATCCGGCAATACGACAACCTGGTGGAGGCGGATATTCGCCAGAATGTGAATGCCAACAAAGCGCAGTTTCTCGACTTTGCTTTCGAACGCTATTTTGAACAGGCCGCGTTGTTTGGCCCGGTCGAAAAATGCCGCCGTTTGACCCATACCCTGAGCGCCATGGGGGTGAATGAAATCGCCTGTCTGATTGATTTTGGTATCCCCCTCGACGCCACGTTGACCAGTCTGGCGCTGTTGCGCGAATTAGCGCCCACCCACTTTCGTGAGCAAAAGGTAAACTGA
- a CDS encoding GNAT family N-acetyltransferase — MSIEIKIINQPADDKQVMELIQILNDSLSNISGSDGSKRAALSNFSEEGALFLLVLNKGKAVACGGFRPLMAHVCEIKRMFSLEKNKGFGRMVLQALETAAFDYGYLSVCLETRKVNEAAVRFYLANGYHVIDNYGVYKGREEAICFEKKLLG, encoded by the coding sequence ATGAGTATTGAAATTAAAATAATCAACCAACCGGCTGACGATAAGCAGGTTATGGAGTTAATACAAATTTTAAATGATTCTCTTTCGAATATCAGCGGTAGTGATGGTTCAAAACGCGCAGCGTTGTCCAATTTTTCCGAGGAGGGCGCTTTATTTTTGTTGGTTTTGAATAAGGGTAAGGCTGTAGCTTGTGGTGGGTTTCGGCCATTAATGGCACATGTGTGTGAAATTAAAAGAATGTTTTCATTAGAAAAAAATAAGGGATTTGGTCGAATGGTCCTTCAGGCTCTGGAAACGGCTGCATTTGATTATGGTTACCTTTCTGTCTGCCTTGAGACTCGGAAGGTAAATGAGGCTGCGGTGCGGTTTTATTTGGCAAATGGTTATCATGTTATTGATAATTATGGTGTTTACAAGGGGCGGGAAGAAGCGATTTGTTTTGAAAAGAAACTATTAGGCTAA
- a CDS encoding IS3 family transposase: MYSKAERLRAIELYFKFGRKITSVIRELGYPTERNLRRWVQAWEASSGDISCLPRKERYSDAQKQAAVDHYLTHGCCLAHTRRTLGYPCGALLIRWIDELHPGWRRIHTSVQNASAPFKPEVKLQAVRDLCTRTIPAQKIAQDVGVSRQVLYKWKDEAIGDETYQFMRKNDDPSLIQERDALREELARLTQAVKRQQLELDILKKAEEIIKKDPGISVSTLTNREKTKVADALRDTHPLPVLLSTLRLARSSYFYHRAALRAGDKHAGVRVSLSEIFHANYRCYGYRRLHAMLRHEGVRLSEKVVRRLMSEEKLVVSTARRRRYSSYCGEIGVAPDNLLARDFTAGLPNQKWLTDITEFHLPAGKVWLSPVVDCFDGKVVSWSLGTRPDAMLANSILERAIGTLKPPERPIIHSDRGGHYRWPGWLQRISSSGLVRSMSRKGCSPDNAACEGFFGRLKNEMYYGRNWSGVTLDDFMKQVDGYIRWYNSHRIKLSLGAVSPETYRKRLGLI; encoded by the coding sequence ATGTATTCCAAAGCTGAGCGCCTTCGCGCTATTGAGCTCTATTTTAAATTCGGCAGAAAGATCACCTCTGTTATTCGTGAACTGGGCTACCCCACAGAACGCAACCTCCGGCGATGGGTACAGGCATGGGAAGCCAGCAGTGGCGATATCAGTTGCCTGCCCCGCAAAGAGCGCTACTCTGATGCGCAGAAACAGGCCGCCGTCGACCATTACCTTACGCACGGCTGCTGCCTTGCCCATACCCGAAGGACGCTGGGATACCCCTGCGGTGCGCTTCTTATTCGCTGGATAGATGAACTCCATCCCGGCTGGCGACGCATCCACACCAGTGTGCAAAACGCCAGCGCGCCCTTTAAGCCGGAGGTTAAGCTGCAGGCCGTCAGGGATCTGTGTACCCGGACCATCCCCGCCCAAAAAATCGCACAGGACGTGGGCGTCAGCCGGCAGGTGTTGTATAAATGGAAAGACGAGGCCATCGGCGATGAGACTTACCAGTTCATGCGAAAAAATGACGACCCCTCCCTTATCCAGGAACGTGATGCGCTACGGGAAGAGCTTGCCCGGCTCACTCAGGCGGTAAAGCGCCAGCAGCTGGAACTGGATATCCTGAAGAAGGCGGAGGAAATAATAAAAAAAGACCCGGGCATCAGCGTCAGCACCCTGACAAACAGGGAAAAGACGAAGGTCGCTGATGCCCTCAGAGATACACATCCACTGCCAGTGCTGCTGAGCACCCTGAGGCTCGCCCGCAGCAGCTATTTTTATCACCGTGCAGCACTGCGTGCCGGTGATAAACACGCCGGTGTGCGCGTCAGCCTGTCGGAGATCTTCCACGCCAACTACCGCTGTTACGGCTACCGCCGCCTGCACGCAATGCTCCGTCATGAAGGCGTCCGGCTCTCTGAAAAAGTCGTGCGCAGGCTGATGTCAGAAGAAAAGCTTGTTGTCAGTACAGCCCGTCGACGGCGTTACAGCTCGTACTGCGGAGAAATCGGGGTGGCCCCTGATAATCTTCTTGCGAGGGACTTCACCGCCGGGTTGCCCAATCAGAAGTGGCTGACGGATATCACGGAGTTCCATCTGCCCGCAGGCAAAGTGTGGCTGTCACCAGTCGTGGACTGCTTCGACGGTAAGGTGGTGAGCTGGTCGTTGGGCACCCGGCCAGACGCGATGCTTGCCAACAGCATACTGGAAAGAGCGATCGGCACGCTAAAACCGCCCGAACGTCCGATCATACACAGCGATCGCGGCGGACATTACCGGTGGCCGGGGTGGTTACAGAGAATATCATCCTCGGGCCTGGTGCGCTCTATGTCGCGCAAAGGTTGCTCTCCGGATAATGCGGCGTGCGAAGGGTTCTTCGGACGGCTGAAAAACGAGATGTATTATGGTCGCAACTGGTCAGGTGTAACGCTGGATGACTTTATGAAGCAGGTGGATGGCTACATCCGCTGGTACAATAGTCATCGGATCAAGCTGTCGCTGGGCGCAGTGAGCCCTGAAACGTACCGGAAAAGACTGGGGTTAATCTAA
- a CDS encoding type I polyketide synthase, whose translation MNIAIVAMQGVFPDAEDVDALWQNIRSGKVSIPEFPPTIQERPGQNWIHRRPLLTHPEWFDAAFFGYTPIEAEALDPQLRLLMEQAWLALEQANACQEHQRLRTGIFAGVRHSRYFEEHLQHNPRHLAALGADYLQMMNRKDSAATLIAYRLGLGGPAISVNTACSTSLLAVHLACNSLLTWECDVALAGGAAIPAFQPESQLAIPGGFLSPDGLCRPFSMDANGTIDGAGVALVALKRLDDALRDGNAIHGVILGSAVNSDGNDKVGYSAPSVSGQARVITEALAVAEADVEDIGYVETHGTGTQLGDSIEISALTQAWNPYTDRSGFCALGSIKANIGHLGAAAGVTGLIKACCAVREGVIPPLAHCETPHPALKLTQSPFRIPQQAEPWQPGKKPRQAAVSSFGIGGTNVHLILQQPPEVTASPLPASHASLLVLSAKSPAALENQCHQLAAALASRSDAELPGFATTLASTRSHFACRAAIVAENIAQAVKSLQTVRPVTAAVAGAGDVAFLFPGQGSQHTQMTLPLYRQCADFRNWLDEAGQSMRRHGGGELLPLLMSESETLMLTEYAQPTLFATSWALAQWWRQQGIEPTVLLGHSIGEWVAACLAGIFSLDDAMRLVCLRGRLMQAARPGRMLSVALDAPALQKQLPPELEIAVINQHNACVVGGDAVLLEQLSRQLETQGIAYRLLHTSHAFHTAAMLPAATELAQAVAATPRHFPSIPIVSNVTGQLLSEEQALSAQYWAEHLRRPVQFAAGLECAAAQGVDIFLECGPGTVLASLARGVLPAATVISSQPHASRAEQSVSALLQAAGELWAHGQAIDLSGLMTAPLDLQRFRLPGYAFERSYHWAEPHPVADTAHLSQLLATGGVTLSLDGKEYCSQQEIQSLFSQLIAPQVESRKFSSAENLTMKQSDASSTEPQNDVQQQITAIWQDVLALPAISPDENFFDLGGNSLWALQIVSKVNAHFGCEIHLSELLHAATISDLTALVEQRLLNSVDSAELSVLLEALGEFSEEELYALLQEEQGQAS comes from the coding sequence ATGAATATTGCGATTGTTGCAATGCAGGGAGTTTTTCCCGATGCAGAAGATGTAGATGCTTTATGGCAGAATATCCGTAGCGGAAAAGTCTCCATACCTGAATTTCCTCCGACTATTCAGGAAAGACCTGGGCAGAACTGGATACATCGCCGACCACTATTAACTCATCCGGAATGGTTCGACGCTGCTTTTTTTGGTTATACCCCGATTGAAGCTGAAGCGCTGGATCCTCAGCTTCGCTTGCTGATGGAGCAAGCCTGGCTGGCGCTGGAGCAGGCGAATGCCTGTCAGGAACACCAGCGTTTACGCACCGGTATCTTCGCTGGCGTGCGCCACTCCCGTTATTTTGAAGAACATTTGCAGCACAACCCCCGCCATTTAGCCGCGCTGGGGGCTGATTACTTGCAAATGATGAACCGCAAAGACAGTGCAGCAACGCTGATTGCTTACCGTTTAGGACTGGGTGGGCCGGCCATTAGCGTCAATACCGCCTGTTCAACGTCGCTGCTTGCCGTTCATTTAGCCTGTAACAGCCTGCTCACCTGGGAGTGCGATGTCGCGCTTGCCGGAGGGGCGGCGATCCCGGCGTTTCAACCCGAATCCCAGTTGGCGATCCCCGGCGGTTTTTTATCACCGGATGGCCTGTGCCGCCCCTTCTCAATGGATGCTAATGGCACGATTGATGGTGCTGGCGTTGCACTGGTGGCGCTGAAACGGCTGGATGATGCATTACGTGATGGTAATGCTATCCATGGCGTGATCCTCGGCAGTGCGGTCAACAGCGATGGCAATGACAAAGTGGGATACTCTGCCCCCAGCGTCAGCGGACAGGCGCGTGTGATTACGGAAGCGCTGGCGGTGGCAGAAGCGGATGTGGAAGATATCGGCTATGTGGAAACTCATGGCACTGGTACGCAACTGGGCGACTCCATTGAGATTTCCGCCCTTACGCAGGCGTGGAATCCCTACACTGACCGCAGCGGTTTTTGCGCATTGGGTTCCATCAAGGCAAATATCGGCCATCTGGGGGCGGCAGCTGGCGTGACAGGGTTGATTAAGGCGTGTTGCGCAGTGCGGGAGGGGGTGATTCCACCACTGGCGCATTGCGAAACGCCTCACCCCGCGCTGAAATTAACCCAGTCGCCGTTCCGTATCCCACAGCAGGCGGAACCCTGGCAACCCGGCAAAAAACCACGGCAAGCCGCAGTCAGTAGTTTCGGTATCGGTGGCACAAATGTACATCTGATCCTGCAACAACCCCCTGAGGTCACTGCATCGCCATTACCGGCGAGCCACGCATCACTGCTGGTGCTGTCGGCGAAAAGTCCCGCCGCGCTGGAGAACCAGTGCCACCAGCTTGCTGCGGCGCTGGCATCGCGCAGCGATGCGGAGTTGCCCGGTTTCGCCACCACGCTGGCATCGACCCGTAGTCATTTTGCTTGTCGCGCTGCGATTGTCGCTGAAAATATCGCGCAGGCGGTGAAATCGTTGCAGACGGTGCGGCCGGTAACCGCAGCGGTCGCTGGCGCTGGTGATGTGGCATTTTTGTTCCCTGGGCAGGGTTCGCAACATACGCAAATGACGCTGCCGCTGTACCGGCAATGCGCCGACTTCCGCAACTGGCTTGATGAGGCGGGGCAGAGTATGCGCCGCCACGGCGGCGGCGAACTGCTGCCACTGCTGATGTCAGAAAGCGAAACGTTGATGTTGACGGAATATGCCCAGCCGACGCTGTTCGCTACCAGTTGGGCGCTGGCGCAGTGGTGGCGTCAGCAGGGGATTGAGCCAACGGTGTTATTGGGCCACAGCATTGGCGAATGGGTGGCCGCCTGTCTGGCGGGAATATTTTCACTGGATGACGCCATGCGCCTGGTTTGTCTGCGTGGCCGTTTGATGCAGGCGGCAAGGCCCGGACGCATGTTGTCCGTGGCATTAGACGCGCCAGCGTTGCAAAAGCAACTGCCGCCGGAGCTGGAGATTGCCGTTATCAACCAGCATAACGCTTGTGTGGTGGGCGGCGATGCGGTGCTGCTTGAACAGCTTAGCCGGCAACTGGAAACACAGGGCATCGCCTACCGCCTCCTGCATACCTCCCACGCCTTTCATACTGCGGCAATGCTACCGGCAGCGACCGAGTTAGCCCAGGCAGTGGCTGCCACGCCACGTCATTTCCCTTCAATCCCGATTGTGTCCAATGTGACCGGCCAGTTGCTGAGCGAAGAGCAGGCGCTTTCAGCACAATATTGGGCGGAACATCTTCGTCGTCCAGTGCAATTCGCTGCCGGGTTGGAATGTGCCGCCGCTCAGGGTGTGGATATTTTTCTGGAGTGTGGCCCCGGTACGGTATTGGCATCGCTGGCGCGCGGCGTTTTACCTGCTGCGACGGTTATCAGCAGCCAGCCTCATGCCTCGCGGGCAGAGCAGTCAGTCTCCGCGCTGTTGCAGGCCGCTGGCGAGTTGTGGGCGCATGGCCAGGCTATCGATCTGAGCGGATTGATGACTGCGCCGTTAGATCTGCAACGTTTTCGTCTGCCAGGCTACGCCTTTGAGCGCAGCTATCACTGGGCAGAACCTCATCCTGTGGCTGACACCGCGCATCTGAGCCAGCTTCTGGCGACCGGCGGCGTCACTCTGAGCCTCGACGGCAAAGAGTATTGCAGTCAGCAAGAGATCCAATCCCTTTTCAGCCAGCTGATTGCCCCGCAGGTTGAATCCCGTAAATTTTCCTCAGCGGAGAACCTCACGATGAAACAATCTGATGCAAGCAGTACGGAACCACAGAATGACGTTCAGCAACAGATCACCGCTATCTGGCAGGACGTGCTGGCTTTACCGGCTATCAGCCCGGATGAAAACTTTTTTGACCTGGGAGGTAACTCACTCTGGGCTTTGCAGATTGTCAGCAAAGTTAACGCTCACTTTGGCTGTGAAATTCATCTGTCTGAGTTACTTCACGCCGCCACCATCAGCGATCTCACGGCTCTGGTCGAACAGCGTCTGCTGAATAGCGTAGATAGCGCAGAGCTGAGTGTGTTGCTGGAAGCGTTGGGTGAGTTCTCCGAAGAGGAGCTGTACGCGCTGTTGCAGGAAGAGCAGGGACAGGCGTCATGA
- a CDS encoding serine acetyltransferase, giving the protein MLKNIGHVWREVKAAGSVKAKLVILLFRLATLYQSSNALLKIISIPFVILNKVINEWVFCVEIPHRTQIGFGLKIYHPHCIVVNYDVIIGDNCTLRQGVTIGSVINRDGQVTKSPVLGNQVELGANAILLGDITLGDNVKVGAGTVVTKSLAANKVVVGYGVRELN; this is encoded by the coding sequence ATGCTGAAAAATATTGGCCATGTATGGCGTGAAGTTAAAGCAGCGGGCAGTGTTAAAGCTAAACTGGTAATATTGTTGTTTCGCCTTGCTACCCTCTACCAGTCATCAAATGCGCTGCTGAAAATTATCAGCATTCCTTTTGTGATTCTGAATAAAGTTATTAATGAGTGGGTGTTCTGTGTGGAAATTCCACACAGAACCCAAATTGGGTTTGGGCTGAAAATATATCACCCTCACTGCATTGTGGTGAATTATGACGTAATCATTGGGGACAACTGTACGTTACGGCAGGGCGTGACCATTGGCAGTGTGATAAACCGTGATGGTCAGGTCACGAAAAGCCCGGTATTGGGTAACCAGGTGGAGCTTGGCGCCAATGCCATTCTGCTTGGCGATATTACGTTAGGTGATAACGTAAAAGTGGGGGCCGGAACGGTGGTCACCAAGAGTCTTGCTGCGAATAAAGTGGTCGTGGGGTATGGGGTCAGGGAGTTGAATTGA